ACCTTGTCTTGCAGCGTTTTCAGTTACAATTTCCATCATCTCACTATTGTAACCTGTTGAGGAACCAATTTTTAATCCCATCTCTTTAAGAGTCGAAACAGTCTCAACAATTCCAGGAATTAAATCGCTATGGTCATAAATTGATTTAATCATCAAAGGTTGAAAAGAATTAAACATTTCATCAATATCTTCTTCTTGAATATCTCTTTCATAAATATTCTTCCATTGAAGCTTTACAGAATCCAGCTTAGAAAGCTCTCTGATGTGATCCTTTTTCATCATTCCCATAAAAAGTCTAACTTCATCAGAAGAAACTTCAATATTTTTCTCTTTATAAACTTGGATGAATACATCCAGTGGTGCGAAACAGCCATAATCAACAGTAGTTCCAGCCCAGTCAAAAATAACAGCCTTAATCATTTTTCTCTCCTAATATTTAACAGTTATTTTAATTTTATCAGTTCTAAAGTTTGTAGTGCATAATTCAAGTGATTTACCATTTGCCATCTTATTAACACTTGTAACATTTATAAGAGGATAATTTTTCTTAACTTTAAGATGTTTAATATCCTCCTTTTCAGGAAATCTGATCTCAATTTCTGAAGTATCTTTAATCGATGATAGTTTGTAGACTTTTCTCAAAACTTCTGTAATTGAAGGATAATAACCCAGCTTTTGATCCAGATCTACCGCATATTTAACTGGAATGTATGATTTAGTTAGTGAAACAGGAGTGTCATCAGCATATCGAACTCTCACTATTTCCCAAATTTCATCCGAAATATCAGTTTCAAAAGTATTTGC
This sequence is a window from Candidatus Delongbacteria bacterium. Protein-coding genes within it:
- a CDS encoding phosphonoacetaldehyde hydrolase, giving the protein MIKAVIFDWAGTTVDYGCFAPLDVFIQVYKEKNIEVSSDEVRLFMGMMKKDHIRELSKLDSVKLQWKNIYERDIQEEDIDEMFNSFQPLMIKSIYDHSDLIPGIVETVSTLKEMGLKIGSSTGYNSEMMEIVTENAARQGYIPDSVVDSSMVSNGRPYPWMIYRNCENLDIYPMSDVVKVGDTLADIAEGKNAGAISVGVIFGSSEMGLSQEDELILLPSDLSERAEIVRKRYFENGADYVIERISDVPELIKKINEGR
- a CDS encoding GntR family transcriptional regulator → MISRESSIPMYYQIYKILKHDIEHKIYQENTKLPPEREMAALFDVTRETIRKSLRRLQERGFIYTVKGQGNFVTKREFVKYSLGKDKNFTDNIINIGMNPETRLISFEKIINDENLANTFETDISDEIWEIVRVRYADDTPVSLTKSYIPVKYAVDLDQKLGYYPSITEVLRKVYKLSSIKDTSEIEIRFPEKEDIKHLKVKKNYPLINVTSVNKMANGKSLELCTTNFRTDKIKITVKY